DNA from Aphis gossypii isolate Hap1 chromosome 3, ASM2018417v2, whole genome shotgun sequence:
aaaaatatgttattgtcatattgttctataatattatgattgatattaactgataatatgataattgatgACTACGATGAAAAGCCGTGTGTGAACCCGCTCCATCTGTAGTttctgtttaaattttataaacactataaaaaaaaaattctgactAGTCACCTGCCTATCtatataaggtataatatcatgtacctacctatatgtgtaaataaataaataaacttttatgcaatattttatgaccatactttttttttatgttcatagAAGCGAATTCAATCCGATATTCAACTGTTGGGAAATAGTGTTGTGGTTGAGGCTTTGGAAAAAATCACTGCTGTACACAGTTTTCTCGCTGGTGTTCTTTTTATGGCCTCACGGTCTATGGCTTTCTAACATAGCAGGTACCTAGCTATACTTATATGGCTATAtagcctatatatatatatatatgataatctAATGTGTGACGCGTACGCcgatttatgaatattgttttatatgaaTGCAATATAtgcattgtattttataattaaagatattGTATTCGACACTTGTATTACCAATCCCCTTTccctataataaaaagttatcaagCATATTCACACTCTTTTCTTCAATAATgcagatatttaaaatctgatttttgaaatgtttaaacgtCCTTTAAGACCTTTTACTTAAAACTCTAGAGGGTTTTTGTACTATTTtctgtgaaaatatatttttctagtttAAAACGAAAACCCACATATTTTCTGTTTGCAAATTAATTAGCAGatcatgttttttaaaatgtttatgtattaaaatgaatttcgaACGAATAGTTTTTGGGGTACCTATTTAACTTTTCATAAATGTAGGcactaaagataataattatagttccaTGATAATGGGTTTAGATAACATATAAGTATACTGGCTATGATTAACTATTTAGTACTTGTACATTTtggtaattataacaataattcatcagcttttacaatttataaaaatggcccaagtataaaaaataggtactagatccaatataattacaattttatatttttgtaagccaatttttaatgattattataaaaaaccaaCATATCGAACACAGATCATATCATTCTtactatcaaattaaataatataggtttaattttactctaattttttaaactaataaagcTAAACGTGATCTGCTGAGCACAATTTTCTATGTTATAGGTACGCACTTGTAAACGGAGACAACATATGCGGGTGTGGCGTCctcttaatataaacattttaataactgatgAAAAACTactcatttgaattttaaagtatatactttataattaaatacttaaaaaattaaccacAAAATAACTTACTGTAAAAAAGGACGGGAAATTCTCATTTGAAAACAGAAGTTTGTATTGCCATAAGAAACTACtttagaacaaaaaaatctcaatagaattttcaaaacatgatcttaaatatatttaatcacttaaaaaaaaaaaacagtttttgaataatttaattattaaattgaaaatgtaggTAAACATGGTTGATGAATCAACctgtaatatataggtagttaaatgataaaaaaacaaacattttaaagaaaaataacaaattattaactaaatttcaACAAGCAAATGTGGCAATCAATACGCGTAGGTACCTAActtgaaaaaatgattaattacaaataattcaatgtacatataaatagtaaaaaattaggtattcctagtgattataaaataagcccaatttaaaattaagattaaataatattaattatttaataaaatgtaactatatacctacaattacatatatgttttttttcaaattcctaaaataaaaaataaataatagtttttataaaaataattatttgatacaatttaataattcatactaCCTTCCATttcaaaatactaaaactagaatgattgattaaatattataggtaattttaaaagctattacttattagagtacaatatacaatatacaatattaatatattttaataaaattaagatatttatgaagtcaatactaatattgtatagcAAAAATGAGTTAGACaccaacttattattattaataataattttttattttatttggttgccacaggtaataaaattaatttttaaaaattctattttttagtttattattctcAAATTTAAATCAGTATGTTTTCATAGGTTAACTCTGAAATCAATTGTCGAATCGTCAAGCgggtttttttaacttatagagCACAGTAGCGCACTATATTGTATTAGGGtcttaaatagttttgtaaGCCCAACTCCTGCAGGCCCTACAAAATTGATTAAGGATAGGATTACACCCATAGCGTATAATCTGTCCATTTTTtacaatggtttttttttcataactccGACGGAACCACTCACTTGACCAtgttgtttatatttgttgttGATTTTCGCGAGCGGAAGTACAACCTGAACTGATTTTCTCACCAAGTCATTATATTGCTTAAGCTGAAATACACAAAGCACTGTAATCCACTTCTCCGCAGGCGAATTTCCCATCTATTGGATTTGTCCAAAAAGCACAGTACATTGAAACCTGCATGCCGTGAACACGTttctactaataatatttattttgaaaaataaataataacacccCAAGGGGTAAGAATATAGTCAATAAGTACAATAGAGTATTACACagaaaaaactatacaatatattgttatttaaattataatataccttaacGCGCTTTTTATCTAGaataaaaatcgagaaaaaatcATAATCTCTAACTTTACACGCTGTGTATACTGCGCAGTGTACAGGATAAACCGGACTATtagataaatcatttttagtatAGGTAGGACCTactttaggtaggtactatgcCACTATGCCACTATGGTAGGTACATCAAAAGGGGGAATCATGTCTGGAAtcgaaaaaaagtaatttcagaccaattttttgtaataattcagGGCAGTTGATAGCTctattcacttttttttaaacgattttatgtacaaaaataacggCAAGAACTAATAGTGCTGTatgtagattatattttatagtagtcgtacattattttttccgAGAGAAGTCGGGTAAAGCAGctagttttaaacaaaaacaaaatatcatcCTTGCATGGTGTCCCCCTCCCCTCTCTATACATGATAAATACGCCATGGATTATAATACCAAAACAACTTTCTATAgcgtttatataatagtattaaataggtaataagtatattattatctatatataatttatgtacaacaGGTATGTTCAGCCGCTTGTGTCCCCGTGCGTCGACGACTATTTTTTCTCACTTTTAAAACGCATACCtacgtatttttttaccagtttacttaagtttttttttctacaaccTGATCAAAACAAAACTTGTTTTGGAAAATCTAGTCTAGCTAAGGAAAAGAAATTCTATAagctaaaaaaagttataatatattgacggGGACACAAACTTCACGGCCgacaaattgaatatatttatttttcgaaataaattctaattacCTATTGAATGAATTTGTGTAATTGTTCTTATACAGGTGCTCTGCTGTTGTGgctatcatttttatacatagtcaTCACGTTCAAAGACTTCTTACACAAACGTTCGGACTTCGCTATTGTGCCCAAAGGACAAGCGTCCACGTCGTACGACCAGTAAGTGAGATGAAAATAGCGACACAGATACACTACACACATGAAGTGTAcctcaatagttttttttttctttcgggATTTCCTCTCCCTTTTATTCGCTGACGATTTCCCCTACCGGGcgcaaaatatgaaaaactttattctagtttatattaggtattacaatACACTTTACAACTGCCACCGTGTAATATAGATTTCCATTGAccattataaaagaaatttccCTCGAGTTTAAGTGTAAAAACagctatgaaatatattatatatagatcgGCATCGTTCTGTCTTCTGCGCAATACGACAGAAAATCCCTACATCCTGCAATCGAATATGTGAAACGTGTGTACTAAGTGTTGGCCAAAATTACTTTATACTCTGACGATTAAAATTTACAGATCAAtagaacacaaaaaaaaaaaaattataattgtttcagttgaattttttaaaaataacgtttgACTATCACTGATACGGaacatcaattttttatggttAACAAAAGTAAAGTTaaacaaaattcataattgtggataattatttaatttatttacatgataatatgaatatatataacaccTTAAGCCTTAGTAGTTAACATTGTCAAATTCAGtgaatgtatatacattaattttaaattgtagatGCAATGTCAACACAACAAAGATACGTGAGAAAAACAAGTACATAAATGTCTGATTAAATATACCACCtggtacctaatacctatactataatctTAGTGTAAATTCCAACGCAAAAGATATTTCAACTCAAGTATCTGAaatgatttttacaataaattatcagtgattaataatttgaatattacaaaatatgtgtcAGTGTAtatgttaagtaaaaaaattataatagttttcgtgattaataaaaattttaattttaaggattagatacacataattttcgtaaaaaaaacatgatttttttttttaagaaatggtcaaattcaaaataattattgatttaaaaggaACCTAGGGAcctttaactattttaatacatatacaacTTCAAAAACTAAGGCTATTGTATCCCCAATActacatatttattcaattgtttttattttaacacgtgtacaatattaacaataatttttaataatcaatttaaaacaaggaatttcaataaaaattaaattaaaactacctAATTATGAATagaagaaatttaattaatgattataaattaaacataaaattaattatacttttaataatcattacatCTCAGTAGTGGAAGTAGATTAATTACTGAggtaaaaaaagaacaaagttaggtaagaaaaattataaaattaaattgatatgaaattttgaaaacattatttagatTAGTGATTCATGGatataaaatgcaatataaattatccataccctttattaaatatataatatatatatacatattatatttaaatgtacacaaatatctcatatttaattaaaatttataactatttaatttgtctAGGTACGATGACATAACTGATTTGCTCGGAGACTCTATTCATGTGTCATTGTCCGCTGACAATCTATCAGAATTAGACCAGGATGGAATAttagaactataataatattgttatgtacaaatatttgtgttatttttaataatatattctgtaaatacattcttatttaatatttataattaaataaataaaatataatttgttttgttaactacattgaatttttttaaatttttgttttatcctaactatatatttttttaattttgtacaatGTAATACACTTTAACCCCCCCCCCTCTCctcaagaaaaaaacaattgatttttattaaatgtgaaaatagatattattattactataatacattataatattataatataatagacaaaaaaaaagactCAATgggttacaaaataaaataatttcattgcatttatatatatttataattgaattcactacataatattatcatggcAAACCATcgcttatttaaacaatttttcttgGACTGTCAATAaagaaaactattaaaaattttaaaaattgtttatggtTCGGATAACAAAAAACTCTCCAAATACAGTTGCATAAAAACAAGATTaggatgaaaattaaaatagatgaaTAAGCTTTAACATTGATACTCccattaacttaaaatacaaggtagtttaacaattaaaaattatccatCTTCTTATTCAAACTGAATAtttgagaataataaaatagaatttttataactattttgatGTGAGCAATGATGGAAATGTAATGTAGGTTTTGATACATTAATAGtagattaaaatgataaaacaatattaaaatttcctTTGATATAGAAAAACCTTTACCATGCGAAACTGATACCCAACGAATCACATGGTATTAAACAATACTAGCAGCACAAAGTGAAATCATAGAATTTACACTAGACTATATTagacttaatataattatatactaagaACTGAAttgatacttattacttaatagtatcactacataaaaaattctatatgtgttaacacattaaaaatctaatctaTTATGTTTAAGTAAATAGTCATTTGCatagtaaattttcaatatttgtatttaattgttaacacttaatttttttttcttgaaaaaatttcttttagtTAGAGTGCGTTTCAATGTAACATCTTGTATAttaacatcaatatttatgGGTTCATCATTAGAAATTGTgagattattttgatttttggtttttgaatGTCTAATCTTAGATTGTAATCGTTTTGCTTTCTTGGATTTAGATTTACCAGAATCAACCGATTTTGGGCTATTTTTACTAATCTCTTTAACAATGGGagttaataatgatgatgaagATTCAGACTTTCTTGAACTAGATTGCCTTGACTCGGTATTTGATCTAGAAGTAGATTGAGCAAATTCGTTACTTTCAGGTTCTGGTGCAGTAGAAATCTAAAACacgacaaaataaatgtttaataacttcagttaatttattctttgaattgttttaataatgtttttaaaacaatttatattttatattataaaaactggtAACACTTACTGTACTATGAAATCGACGCCAAGTTTCTGTGCAATAACTTGATTCATGACCAACATCATTACATATACTACATTTGACTTTAATCATTGATAAACAAGtactacaattatttgtaaaatttttttgccaAGTTccacactaaaatataaaatttaaatcaattaatagaaatatttaaattgtagacacttgaatataattataactagtcTTAAATACTAGATGCtaataaatgtaggtaaaggacatacaattataaacactgaatgataaattaaaatgacaatacttatacataatataagataacatGTTATAAGTTAACTATACTCCATTCACGTTAAGAGGACGCAACACCTGCATGTATTGTCTCCGTCTACACACGTACAACATAGACAAAATGTGTTTACAAAGTATGAGTAGAATAGTGAACTCAATTTTGGTTCtagagtaaatatatatgtacttattataaaactgaatAGTGGCAATAtttctaagtatttaaaaaaaaaaaatttaaatgttgaaaagttaaaggccatttaaaaatgttgacattttcgctatttctaaacaatataatgaacattatattgggaataatagaaaaaatgctCTTGCCCtcagaaatattttgacagttcaattttataattggtatATTTACTTTAGAACCAAAATTAAACGAGTTCTACTCAGACAGCGTAAATGCCTCAGTAAACACGTTTTTTCTATGTCGAACATGTGTATGACAGAAACAACACATGCAGCTACGAAGTCCTCTTAAGAAAGAAACTTTAGTGGCAAACTTGTGCACGGGGGCGTGATATCACTACACATTAAGTTAACAGATGGTACTCAGATGAGGCAACAGATGATTGCCTGACCACCATCAACAAAAACTGGTCACCATAAAGGTAAGCGTAACATAAATAGAGAATACCTACTTGTAAGtagtaacaaataatacatttaaaagtattttcaaaatatattacacttttaacaattaataacttaacttTGGtagatgttaaaaataaaaaatgataattcttaaatagatattaataaaattaatttttctttcagTAAGATTTTGtcaagtacctatactaaatgttataacacaaaatgttcattcaaataaaacttaccgataaacatatttttttattacaactatGAAAATGATGTCCTTCCACTCCGCACATGATACAAATTGGAGGTTTGTATTGATCCTTGCAATTATACCCAGTATGACCGAATTGTCTACAAATATTACATCTCATTCTAGGTGTATTTgaattagatttatataaatccaTGGGGTCCAAGGACCAGTCGATTGGATTGGAgccatatttttctaaatttgtaaaatattgagaATATTACTAACTATTAActtgtttaaacaaaaaaaaaaaaaatgaatttacctctaattttattaagttcttCTCTACAGTCATAATTTCGTTTTGACTTttgaattttagtataaaattttatcatatctgGAGTCCATGTTTTTGGGCATCTATACCACAAACTATCTTCAGTTGGTTTTCCAATACgatattgtttcaaaatttcacTTGGTGTCATTGGCATTGCTCGTTCATTGTTAAAAGAGACAACGTTTAGGGCAACATTATCAGCTTTACTAGGTTTAGtagtcattttatttaatccgCTTTTCtctttatattcttttaacgcatcagtatttttaatagtgttaATATACTCCTCAATACtttcatcatttatatttttctttttcttttttttcttcttcttttttttcaagcTTGTTTCAGAAAATTCGTAATCAACTATGCTACTGATATCTTTAGAAATTTCAATGTCATCATCGTCATCTAAAACGATTGTTGGTATAACCCTATTGTTATACGCCTCGGATAAATTAACAGTAGAGTTGATAACTATATCGGCTGGATCTTTTTGAAACACAACTATTTCGCCATTGGAATTGAATTCTACACCGTACTTTGGATCAATAAATGGGGATTCTGATGTCCCTGAAAAATCGTTATGATGGATAATGCTATAGATGCGAGCTTCAAGTTCTGATCGCGTTTCCGATAATTCACTAGAGCAATCACTTTGCTCATCAAAGAAATTTAAGTCCATTTTCCATGgttttcaaacataaaaatataaatggttatcttacaatacaacaaaactataacggtaaaaaaaattagtgacTGTGTGTAGCTGAACGAAATCTGCATCCATTTTACGATTGAAAACGAATCATAAACGTTAATTGcgcataattaattatcgaatgaaaaatgtataaaattctaTGTAAACGgcaaatgaaaacaatacatataataattataacaaactaAACAAACGTCATTATTCACCGCAACTACAGAATACTAGACTAGAGTCTAGACTACAACACAAACACAATGCTCATACTATTTTGCAGCCGTATGTTATGGTTTCATTTTCATTGTTTCTGATAAAAAgttttcacaataataataataatatatatcttttacCCTCCAATTATTTGAGGTTATGTTATTCAGGTTAGCCACATCGACATCGTATATAATAGGTCGTAATGAGAACAGGTCAGTTCGGCCCCCTAATAAGAATATTCTTACCGTGATAAagtgaacttaaaaaaaaatttcatgactaaatatatttagcaaTGAAAAATTTGAAGTAAAGTAAACTTTATCATGAATCTTACGCGTTTGTCTAAATCTCAATGTTCAACATCGTcctgatatttaataattaaaatgattgaaataattaatttaattatgtaatcgTTATTTGTTGAGAGTCTCCTTACTtcatagattaatataatatccttaCTTTTAGACACGGTCTAAGATAGATCCTATCTTAAACCGTGCTTTTTAGATTCAGTTATTTGACAACTTAATATTTCAAGGCAATGAAAGAGTTTCTTCTCCCTAATTCTTTATCTGATAAAACTTcatacaacaatttattacaaaaacatcTTATTAATGTTctcaattcaaataataaactcGAAAAACGGATCGTTTAGGTGTTCTTTCTGCAGGATCAAACCATTTGATCCTGCGTGGTTTTATGTAGATACGTGTTTTACAATGttttcgttttataaaatatctgttaTGTTTCATTGTTGCTCCGTATCCTCCATTCCTCCTCCTCCACCTTACCTACTTTTTCATTCACAgcttcatatatttttctttcgaATATCACTAACCAGTTGACTGTTAACATAAGCTTTTGGTAGTGTTCAAGTTCCGGCCCCATAACGGGACTGCGAGTCTAAAAGGGTTTTATATACTTAGCTTATACAGCTAGGTACGTCTTAGTAGATTTTGACAACAGCTTCGACTTGTGGAGTGTGATTTGGCAAAGTATAGGTACGTGGTTGTTggccataattattataatcttttcCGACATGTTTCTGTTATTAAAGGAAGGTCCAAGATATATAAAACACTAACTCTTTTCTACCCACtaaactatttttgaaaacaccGATTATAACTCCTGAATAGTTTGTACTTACTTTGAAACTACGTCCTAGAATCTAGATCCGTTGGAGCTATCAGTATTCAGtaggtattcattatttatcttatataagtatttaaattttgaatttgaattgttAACGCTGGCGTAATGACTAATTAAAcatcattgattattatatttagaatcgTGTAACTTTCCAAAAACTAAATATCAAAAGGAAACGataagttgtataaatatgaaataaattaataactctgactattagtaaaatattaggtattataattaaatatttaattactaattaggcACTTACcagaattacatttattaaaataattcaatttctaGTATGTTGCAtcgcttaaatatattacctatatatttaagcCATGATATGTtgcttatgaattattattttattactattataattaatgttactattatcattaataccaTTCAATTATTGACTgtaatttacacatttatcgttagtctttataataatatactaccatttattattgttgtaaaatagAGTCTAATCCAGAGGCTTGTCCAGCGGGTAGGTCCGTTCCTACCCTGTTTTTAACCTTTAAGTATACCCAacatatgcattttaaaattatatttatataagcacACAAATGTGTtgactatacaaattatttttataactaggcCTGTCCTAAATTTTGGTCCTAGACACGCCtcttactttatttaaatttaactagacTGTTGtctatgtatttactatttaaatatatacgagtatataatatattgtatttcaatataatatattacataccttttgaaaaacttagtttattatttaatttcttagcTCGTTGTTCgtggtattaaatattaatacatgaaGTATGTATGACATGAAGTATCAACTATGAAGTAAGTATCTATAGTATGGCAGTATCGCAATACTTCCAGGACAGGTATCTCAGTATTTAGATCcagtattttgatattaatttaaatttaattatctcaagtttaaaaatatcttagttCGTGTCACTGCCCACTAGCCAGTATCTAAACACCTAGTTGTCCTAGTTAGTATCTTGACAATCAACTTAAATCTGTTccttaattgataaataatattatactgtattattataatatgtgattatattatattattatttgatttggcTATTCCAGTGTTACTACTAGTAGTCGTCTAGTCAGTAGTCAGTACTCACTACTCACTTACTCAGTAAGTTGTACTCGGTACTGACGGTACTCACAATCCCAAAATCCTATTCATAGACCTATGATcctaacaaatttatttatagatcatATGACTATAATAACCGTGGTAtaacaagtaaatataaattatttataccacgATCTACCAAGATAGCACTATCTAAATAGTGATACTTTATAactcattgtttttttatcatgatacgaattttaaacttaactaCTTTAGTAACACTACAACTGTCTACTactaatatctaattattctaattagtatgttaatattaatatataaaaagccattcttttgaatattatttctgAATCATAAGGGTcgagtttattaatattattatgatgtcaACGGCATCCAAGTGCGTGGAAAATTGTATTCGtgcaaaattacaaaaacgaTTCAATCCAAAAGTGTTGCAACTCGTCAACGAGTCGTACATGCATAATGTACCAAAAGACTCGGAAACTCATTTCAAAGTCGTCATTGTATCCGATGAATTCGAAGGCATGCCCTTGATCAAGGTATTGGATTTAAAGAACTTATTTAAACGTATCGCTACTGAACCTGaccaaaaaaacaaatgttacaGAGACACCGTTTGGTAAACACAATACTGACGGATGAGCTCAAGTCTGGTGTACACGCTTTGTCTATAGTGGCCAAATCTCCAAACCAATGGAAAGACGAACCGGTCGAAAGTAGTCCCAATTGCCGAGGTGGATTTGGGAAGTGAGCTGCAATAATAGAAGAATTCGGAGAGAAGATTTATAccttattatcaaatatcatGGATCaatgctatattttataataatttataatcatattgtacaacattaaacatttgtcaAGTAGGTTGATAATACTTAAGACATAAAGCAAGCGTCAATATGTTcgcttatatatttatgtaaaaataattattcattaaaaatcattaaatagattttatattttacgagtattacataaatagttgtatactaataataatataagttacacAATAAACGGACACATCTAGCAATACTGCAATAGAGTTAAAtctattagaaattataattagaaaataatctgAGAATCACTTAAATTTTCTTATCACCGATAATCAAGATACTgtagtagataataatattttatctgtttGTCGTGATAGTTGCCATGAACTaagatatacctacaataaggTATATCTTAGTTCGTGATAGTTgctatattgttaaatttctttgattataaatcaataatcataatatttatgcttCATAGGTAACTGTTGGtagattaaagaaatataattattgtactctGATCTGAATTATATGATCTACtgcattcaaaaaaaaaaaaaaatcgttaagtCGTGATTTTAAtgcattcaaataattaatttatatcttaaacTTGACAGTAAAGTAGTAATTCACGAATTTAGTTTCTTGGTGATTAGAAAACAGACATATTCAGATTTGTTTTAACATTACTTTCCGAAAATTAACTTGATATACACAGGAATTTATATGTAACCTAGATGGATaagtgagtattttttttctagtcgTTGATGTGCTTTAATTGTTCATTGTgtgctattatttaaattttaggaataatgaaaataaaatattgaacatacaACTTATAAATCCCAATGCTGGAATTTGTGATTGCAATGATGAAAAATGTGTAGGGTGCTTTTGGCCCTGTGAAACATGCTCATCAACTAA
Protein-coding regions in this window:
- the LOC114130984 gene encoding uncharacterized protein LOC114130984 — protein: MYSTKEMNDYKYSKTASILGKLVHVIRIFGVFTAIVMFGVGVDITIHHHEFGLYIMLMALLVFFLEITWAITLFLNVCIKSEFNPIFNCWEIVLWLRLWKKSLLYTVFSLVFFLWPHGLWLSNIAGALLLWLSFLYIVITFKDFLHKRSDFAIVPKGQASTSYDQYDDITDLLGDSIHVSLSADNLSELDQDGILEL
- the LOC114130991 gene encoding zinc finger CCHC domain-containing protein 7-like, translating into MDLNFFDEQSDCSSELSETRSELEARIYSIIHHNDFSGTSESPFIDPKYGVEFNSNGEIVVFQKDPADIVINSTVNLSEAYNNRVIPTIVLDDDDDIEISKDISSIVDYEFSETSLKKKKKKKKKKKNINDESIEEYINTIKNTDALKEYKEKSGLNKMTTKPSKADNVALNVVSFNNERAMPMTPSEILKQYRIGKPTEDSLWYRCPKTWTPDMIKFYTKIQKSKRNYDCREELNKIREKYGSNPIDWSLDPMDLYKSNSNTPRMRCNICRQFGHTGYNCKDQYKPPICIMCGVEGHHFHSCNKKICLSCGTWQKNFTNNCSTCLSMIKVKCSICNDVGHESSYCTETWRRFHSTISTAPEPESNEFAQSTSRSNTESRQSSSRKSESSSSLLTPIVKEISKNSPKSVDSGKSKSKKAKRLQSKIRHSKTKNQNNLTISNDEPINIDVNIQDVTLKRTLTKRNFFKKKKLSVNN
- the LOC114130992 gene encoding bolA-like protein DDB_G0274169 produces the protein MMSTASKCVENCIRAKLQKRFNPKVLQLVNESYMHNVPKDSETHFKVVIVSDEFEGMPLIKRHRLVNTILTDELKSGVHALSIVAKSPNQWKDEPVESSPNCRGGFGK